One candidate division KSB1 bacterium DNA window includes the following coding sequences:
- the polA gene encoding DNA polymerase I, with translation MSDSAKRLFLIDGMALAYRVYYAFVRNPLINSKGENVSAVFGFANILLKLIDEHKPDYLAVVFDTPQPTFRHEKFEEYKATRKEMPEEMVEQLPRIREMLQVLNIPLLELQGYEADDIIGTLAKRAEEKGIETFIVSGDKDMMQLVGPKIKLLVPRHGGKEEEILDEQAIREKIGLSPEQIIDYLALMGDSSDNIPGVSGIGPVAAAKLLQEFGTLDAVLANVEKINEKRSRTALEKGAESALLSKELAAIHCNVPIDIQPEQLSLQESDRRAVFQFFQRMEFRSLAERFIPDELQKKRDYRLIQSEAELETLAQALETAGRWAFDTETTDPDPMRAELVGLSFSFSDDVAYYVPVRGPQEFAEPHRPLPIVQVLQRLKPIFENEAVLKCGHNAKYDMIVLSRCGVKVKGLAFDTMVAGYLLDPSARQHNLDAMALTYFDLKKIRIEDVIGSGAKQIRMDQAPIARVAEYACEDAEVTWKLWRTLEPKIDELELRPLFEEIEMPLVSVLMTMEMNGVKIDVPYLEKMSKNLEAELAVYEQKIYELAGCRFNINSPKQLAEVLYDKLKLKTAKRTKTGYSTDVNALEELSREHELPKAILGYRHLAKLKSTYVDALPKLVNPKTGRVHTSYNQTVTATGRLSSSEPNLQNIPIRTEIGSSIRAAFIPTNADYVIVDADYSQIELRIMAHLSGDPGLRAAFAADEDIHTRTAALIFNIDPKEVTAEHRRRAKEVNFGIMYGMGPYGLSQRLDITPEEATEFISAYFKAYPGVQNYMTNTVREARTNGYVTTLFKRRRYIPDINSDNRRVREFAERTAVNTPIQGSAADMIKIAMIRIQKRFNEEKLGAKMIMQVHDELVFDVPKSEQEAVKELIRWEMEKAVEMEVPVKVEIGVGDNWLQAHP, from the coding sequence ATGAGTGATTCGGCAAAGCGTCTGTTTTTAATCGACGGCATGGCTCTGGCGTATCGAGTTTACTATGCCTTTGTGCGAAATCCCCTCATCAATTCAAAGGGTGAAAACGTCTCTGCCGTTTTCGGCTTTGCCAACATCCTCCTGAAGCTCATTGACGAGCACAAGCCGGATTATCTTGCCGTTGTGTTCGATACCCCGCAGCCGACCTTTCGGCATGAAAAGTTTGAAGAGTACAAAGCGACGCGCAAAGAAATGCCGGAAGAAATGGTCGAACAGCTCCCGCGCATTCGCGAAATGCTGCAGGTGCTGAATATTCCCCTTCTCGAACTGCAGGGATATGAGGCGGACGACATCATCGGCACTTTGGCCAAACGCGCCGAAGAAAAGGGCATCGAAACGTTCATTGTTTCCGGCGACAAGGATATGATGCAGCTCGTCGGCCCAAAGATCAAGCTGCTCGTGCCGCGACACGGCGGCAAAGAAGAAGAGATCCTCGATGAACAGGCGATCCGCGAGAAGATCGGCTTGTCGCCGGAGCAAATCATCGATTATTTGGCGCTTATGGGTGATTCGAGCGACAACATTCCTGGGGTCAGCGGCATCGGGCCGGTTGCGGCGGCCAAGCTGCTGCAGGAATTCGGCACGTTGGATGCGGTGCTGGCCAATGTCGAAAAGATCAACGAGAAACGCTCGAGGACGGCCCTCGAAAAGGGCGCCGAGAGCGCTCTTCTTTCCAAAGAACTTGCCGCCATACACTGCAACGTTCCCATCGACATCCAACCGGAGCAGTTGTCCTTACAGGAAAGCGACCGGCGTGCCGTTTTTCAGTTTTTTCAACGCATGGAATTTCGTTCTTTGGCCGAGCGCTTTATTCCGGATGAACTGCAAAAAAAGCGCGATTATCGCCTGATCCAAAGCGAAGCGGAACTCGAAACGCTGGCGCAGGCGCTCGAAACGGCCGGTCGCTGGGCATTCGATACCGAGACCACCGATCCTGATCCGATGCGTGCCGAGCTGGTCGGTTTATCTTTTTCATTCAGCGACGATGTCGCTTATTATGTTCCGGTTCGCGGGCCGCAGGAATTTGCCGAACCACATCGGCCTTTGCCGATAGTCCAAGTTCTGCAGCGTCTCAAACCCATTTTCGAAAACGAAGCCGTCCTGAAATGCGGCCATAACGCCAAGTATGACATGATCGTTCTGTCCCGTTGCGGTGTAAAAGTCAAAGGATTGGCGTTCGACACCATGGTGGCGGGCTATCTGCTCGATCCTTCGGCGCGGCAGCACAATCTCGACGCCATGGCGCTGACCTATTTTGATCTCAAAAAAATCCGCATTGAAGATGTCATCGGCAGCGGCGCCAAGCAGATTCGAATGGATCAGGCGCCGATTGCGCGGGTTGCCGAATACGCCTGTGAAGACGCCGAGGTAACTTGGAAGCTTTGGCGGACGCTGGAGCCCAAAATCGATGAACTCGAGCTGCGCCCCCTGTTCGAAGAAATCGAGATGCCGTTGGTGTCCGTGCTCATGACCATGGAGATGAACGGCGTCAAAATCGATGTGCCGTACTTGGAAAAGATGTCCAAGAACCTTGAAGCGGAATTGGCGGTCTATGAACAAAAGATCTACGAGTTGGCGGGATGCCGCTTTAACATCAATTCGCCCAAGCAGTTGGCTGAAGTGCTTTACGACAAACTCAAACTCAAAACCGCCAAGAGGACCAAGACCGGCTATTCAACCGACGTCAATGCCTTGGAAGAACTGAGCCGCGAACACGAGCTGCCGAAGGCGATTTTGGGCTATCGGCATTTGGCCAAGCTCAAATCGACCTATGTCGATGCTTTGCCGAAACTCGTCAATCCTAAAACCGGTCGCGTGCATACTTCATACAATCAAACCGTAACGGCGACCGGCAGGCTTTCGTCGAGCGAGCCGAATCTCCAGAACATCCCTATCCGCACCGAGATCGGCAGCAGTATTCGCGCGGCCTTTATCCCGACCAATGCGGACTATGTCATTGTCGACGCGGATTATTCACAGATCGAGCTGCGCATCATGGCGCATCTGTCGGGCGATCCGGGGCTCCGCGCCGCTTTTGCGGCAGATGAAGACATCCACACCCGTACTGCCGCGTTGATTTTCAATATCGATCCCAAAGAGGTCACGGCTGAGCATCGTCGACGGGCAAAGGAGGTCAATTTCGGCATCATGTACGGAATGGGACCCTACGGCTTGTCGCAACGGCTCGACATCACGCCGGAAGAGGCGACAGAATTTATCAGCGCGTATTTCAAGGCCTATCCGGGCGTGCAGAATTACATGACGAACACCGTGCGCGAAGCACGGACCAACGGCTATGTGACCACGCTGTTCAAGCGCCGACGCTATATTCCGGACATCAACAGCGACAATCGCCGCGTGCGCGAGTTTGCCGAGCGTACGGCCGTCAACACCCCGATTCAGGGAAGCGCCGCCGACATGATCAAAATCGCCATGATCCGCATTCAAAAAAGGTTCAATGAAGAGAAACTCGGCGCCAAAATGATCATGCAGGTGCACGATGAATTGGTCTTTGACGTGCCGAAAAGCGAACAGGAGGCCGTCAAGGAATTGATTCGTTGGGAAATGGAAAAGGCGGTCGAAATGGAAGTGCCCGTCAAAGTTGAAATCGGCGTCGGCGACAACTGGCTGCAGGCGCATCCGTAA
- a CDS encoding ATP-binding protein, whose product MTKTIELRLISDPALLSAMRTAVASVCEWAGFDQRTTGRIVLALDEACTNIIKHAYKMQNDQRISIICRITPGKLVFILEDDGEPADIKKIKSRPLNEIRPGGLGVYLINSVMDKVRYKAGKVKGNRLYMHIRRPKGSAA is encoded by the coding sequence ATGACCAAGACGATAGAACTCCGCTTGATCAGTGATCCGGCCTTGCTGAGCGCCATGCGGACTGCCGTGGCCAGCGTATGCGAGTGGGCGGGTTTTGATCAGCGCACAACCGGCAGAATCGTGTTGGCGCTGGACGAAGCGTGCACCAACATCATCAAGCATGCTTATAAAATGCAGAACGATCAGAGAATTTCGATCATCTGCCGCATCACGCCTGGCAAGCTTGTGTTTATCCTGGAAGACGACGGCGAGCCGGCGGATATTAAAAAGATCAAGTCGCGACCCTTGAATGAGATCCGCCCCGGCGGTTTGGGGGTCTATTTGATCAATAGTGTGATGGACAAAGTGCGATATAAAGCGGGAAAAGTAAAGGGAAATCGTTTGTACATGCATATTCGTCGACCGAAAGGCAGTGCAGCGTGA
- a CDS encoding STAS domain-containing protein translates to MSLNIQTKMQSGAAIVHIEGEVDMFSSPEARRAIMELIRKKTPKIIVELEGVPYMDSSGLAVLIEGLRQCGEYGGSLAVAGVRDNVREVFELTRLDRVFKIYQNVEAALAE, encoded by the coding sequence GTGAGTTTGAACATTCAGACAAAAATGCAAAGCGGAGCGGCCATCGTGCATATTGAAGGGGAAGTAGACATGTTCTCATCCCCGGAGGCGAGGCGCGCCATCATGGAATTGATCCGCAAAAAGACGCCCAAGATTATCGTCGAGTTGGAGGGCGTTCCTTATATGGACAGCTCGGGGTTGGCCGTGCTCATCGAAGGGCTCCGGCAGTGCGGGGAATACGGCGGTTCTCTGGCGGTTGCCGGCGTGCGCGACAACGTCCGTGAAGTTTTTGAGCTGACCCGCCTGGATCGGGTTTTTAAAATTTACCAAAACGTCGAGGCGGCGCTCGCAGAATGA
- a CDS encoding ABC transporter permease — protein sequence MRKLQKIFGNSGRKLAVFFVHVDRLMRLSARTLYWIFIAPFKGKPIRWGETFVQMVRIGVDSIPIVAVISFCVGLIIAMQAAYQLERFGAVIYVADLVAVSMCRELGPLITAIIITGRSGSAIAAEIGSMKVAEELDALQTMALNPVGFLAAPRTIAMMVMLPCLTVLSDFVGIAGGFVLALTNLKLTFIAYFNETAEALLARDFLTGLVKSFFFAVIIAQVGSYQGFSVVGGAEGVGRATTTAVVTSIFLVILADLLFTMFFYSTL from the coding sequence ATGAGAAAACTGCAAAAGATTTTCGGCAACTCGGGTAGAAAGCTGGCGGTTTTTTTCGTTCATGTCGATCGCCTCATGCGCCTGAGCGCCAGGACGCTTTATTGGATCTTTATTGCGCCTTTTAAGGGCAAACCGATTCGTTGGGGTGAGACTTTTGTGCAGATGGTGCGCATCGGTGTCGATTCCATTCCGATCGTTGCCGTCATCTCGTTCTGCGTCGGCTTGATCATCGCCATGCAGGCCGCATATCAATTGGAGCGATTCGGCGCCGTCATTTATGTGGCCGATCTGGTGGCAGTCTCCATGTGCCGCGAACTGGGGCCGCTGATCACTGCCATTATCATCACGGGGCGCAGCGGCTCGGCAATCGCTGCGGAAATCGGCAGCATGAAGGTAGCAGAAGAGCTCGACGCGCTGCAGACTATGGCGCTGAATCCGGTCGGCTTTTTGGCTGCGCCGCGCACCATTGCCATGATGGTCATGCTTCCCTGTTTGACCGTGCTCTCTGATTTCGTTGGAATTGCCGGCGGTTTTGTCTTGGCGCTGACCAACCTCAAATTGACGTTCATCGCCTATTTCAACGAAACGGCTGAAGCGTTGCTGGCGCGCGATTTTTTGACCGGCCTGGTCAAGAGCTTCTTTTTCGCCGTCATCATTGCGCAGGTTGGCAGTTATCAGGGATTCAGCGTGGTCGGCGGTGCCGAAGGCGTCGGCCGCGCAACCACTACCGCAGTGGTCACGTCGATCTTTCTCGTCATTTTAGCCGATCTGCTGTTTACAATGTTCTTCTATTCTACCCTTTGA
- a CDS encoding ABC transporter ATP-binding protein, which produces MSEPIISIRDLHTSYGSRKILKGINLDIYPRETLVILGRSGCGKSTLLRHMIGLNKPDRGQILIKGVDIVTASEKEREKLLIKMGMLFQNGALFNSMTVGENVALPLMAHTPQEPSTIRIMTRMKLGMVGLSGFEDFMPSQLSGGMKKRAALARAIAMDPDILFCDEPSAGLDPIVAVGIDHLILKLKTALKMTIVVVTHEMASVFLIADRVCLLHDGEIKFLGTKEELTRSTDPYVLQFLERRPDEEKMDPDAFLRELVGE; this is translated from the coding sequence ATGAGCGAACCGATCATCAGCATACGCGATCTTCATACCAGTTACGGATCGAGAAAAATACTCAAAGGGATCAATTTGGACATCTACCCGCGGGAGACGCTGGTCATTTTGGGCCGTTCCGGCTGCGGTAAAAGCACGCTTTTACGCCACATGATCGGCTTGAACAAACCGGATCGCGGACAAATTTTAATAAAGGGCGTTGATATCGTGACGGCAAGCGAAAAGGAGCGCGAAAAACTGCTCATCAAGATGGGCATGCTTTTTCAAAACGGCGCTCTGTTCAATTCCATGACGGTCGGCGAAAACGTTGCACTGCCGTTGATGGCACACACGCCGCAGGAGCCGTCGACGATCCGCATCATGACAAGAATGAAGCTGGGGATGGTCGGGCTAAGCGGATTCGAAGATTTCATGCCGTCGCAGCTTTCCGGCGGCATGAAGAAGCGGGCTGCGCTGGCGCGCGCCATCGCCATGGATCCCGACATTCTTTTTTGCGACGAGCCCTCGGCCGGACTCGATCCCATTGTCGCCGTCGGCATCGATCATTTGATATTGAAACTCAAAACGGCTCTAAAGATGACGATCGTCGTCGTCACCCATGAAATGGCCTCCGTGTTTTTAATTGCCGACCGCGTCTGTCTGCTGCACGACGGCGAGATCAAGTTTTTAGGTACCAAAGAGGAACTGACCCGCAGTACCGATCCGTACGTTCTCCAGTTTCTCGAACGCCGTCCCGACGAGGAAAAGATGGACCCGGACGCCTTTTTGCGGGAGCTGGTGGGAGAGTGA
- a CDS encoding MlaD family protein — protein MDYKSSEVKAGIFIVFSFLLFIGFIAVIVGVKSFKEKSIYRARFSYVGGIEKGSAVRFAGLPVGSVREIRLPDDGFPGAEVVLEVEKGTPVRAGSRAFMTTIGIMGAFYIEITPGDPSEPLLPPGSLLTSEDVTPYAQISGVAADAVEELTELLRRLNDVLNEQNRKELATLIHSISQVAATTEQNFQQTLSRLNELIESANRTASAAAAAMEANDATFRHSLTTLDSALVESRQVLQSAVSILDQLDGSLAQNETRIDQIIKNLNAAAANLNELSRSVKEQPWSLVRKSYPPERKLPEDKSK, from the coding sequence ATGGACTACAAATCGAGCGAAGTCAAGGCCGGAATTTTTATCGTTTTTAGCTTTTTGTTGTTCATCGGCTTTATTGCCGTCATTGTCGGCGTCAAGAGTTTCAAAGAAAAGAGCATTTACCGCGCACGCTTTTCTTATGTAGGCGGCATCGAAAAGGGCTCGGCGGTGCGCTTTGCCGGTCTGCCGGTGGGAAGCGTGCGGGAGATTCGTCTGCCTGACGACGGTTTTCCAGGCGCCGAAGTCGTTTTGGAGGTGGAGAAGGGCACGCCGGTGCGCGCCGGCAGTCGGGCGTTCATGACCACAATCGGCATTATGGGCGCTTTCTATATCGAAATTACGCCGGGTGACCCTTCCGAGCCGCTGCTGCCTCCCGGATCTTTATTAACCTCTGAAGATGTTACGCCCTATGCCCAGATCAGCGGTGTAGCCGCCGATGCCGTTGAAGAGTTGACCGAGCTGTTGCGGCGACTGAACGACGTACTGAATGAACAGAACCGCAAAGAGCTGGCGACGTTGATCCACTCCATCTCACAAGTCGCGGCAACTACGGAACAAAATTTTCAGCAGACGCTTTCTCGGCTGAACGAATTGATCGAGTCGGCCAATCGCACGGCTTCGGCTGCTGCCGCTGCCATGGAGGCTAACGACGCCACGTTTCGCCACAGCCTGACCACGCTCGACAGTGCGCTCGTCGAAAGCCGGCAGGTGCTACAGAGCGCTGTTTCCATTCTGGATCAATTGGACGGCTCGCTTGCCCAAAATGAGACTCGGATCGATCAGATCATCAAAAACCTCAACGCGGCCGCTGCGAATTTGAACGAACTGAGCCGTTCCGTCAAGGAACAACCCTGGAGCCTGGTGCGAAAAAGCTATCCCCCAGAGCGGAAGCTGCCCGAGGATAAAAGCAAGTAA
- a CDS encoding PqiC family protein, whose translation MKKLLMGVVFLVGLTSCSRPPQIQYYDLELVLSRGERSAALPLVVQPFEAGPMLDQEKFLYRTSAYELRADPYRRWTMPPPALLTEQARRFFKESSRMEVLSRLPADRRAYELRATVYNFEEIAIPDRQRTARVTIWFELFDAAAKKVVLSEIIEKTAPITGGSAEAIVEALRAAAQAVFEELAALMKAKVESDRSAE comes from the coding sequence GTGAAGAAACTGTTGATGGGTGTGGTTTTTCTGGTCGGCCTGACAAGTTGTTCCAGGCCGCCGCAAATTCAATATTACGATCTCGAACTGGTACTCAGCCGTGGTGAGCGGTCGGCTGCTTTGCCGCTTGTGGTTCAGCCGTTCGAAGCCGGTCCGATGCTCGATCAGGAAAAATTTCTCTACCGAACCTCTGCTTATGAGCTGCGCGCCGATCCTTATCGGCGCTGGACGATGCCGCCTCCGGCTCTTTTGACCGAACAGGCGCGCCGCTTTTTTAAGGAAAGCAGCCGAATGGAGGTGCTGTCGCGTCTGCCGGCAGACCGCCGTGCCTACGAATTGAGGGCGACCGTTTATAACTTTGAAGAAATCGCCATACCTGACCGACAAAGGACGGCGCGCGTCACGATTTGGTTCGAGCTCTTTGATGCCGCGGCCAAAAAAGTCGTTCTTTCCGAAATCATCGAAAAAACCGCGCCGATTACCGGCGGCAGTGCCGAGGCGATTGTCGAAGCCTTGCGCGCGGCCGCACAGGCGGTTTTCGAGGAGCTGGCGGCTCTGATGAAGGCAAAAGTGGAATCTGATCGGTCGGCGGAATAG
- a CDS encoding DUF5989 family protein — protein MKESSKKRKSSKWSILVEFWQFMRVRKKIWLAPIIIILLLLALVVVFTEGTAIAPFIYALF, from the coding sequence ATGAAGGAATCGTCTAAAAAGCGCAAAAGCAGCAAATGGTCCATTCTCGTTGAATTTTGGCAGTTCATGAGAGTGCGCAAAAAGATATGGCTTGCGCCCATCATTATCATTCTTTTATTGTTGGCGTTGGTCGTTGTTTTTACGGAAGGCACCGCCATCGCACCGTTTATTTACGCCCTATTCTGA